One Arachis hypogaea cultivar Tifrunner chromosome 18, arahy.Tifrunner.gnm2.J5K5, whole genome shotgun sequence genomic window, aaaatatattttatttcatacgttaaaaaaaagctaacaaaatatttaattatgagacttctttaaaatattaatgagctatcaattcgaatttcatacaatacttttctgtccatttttaatagttcatgaatattttttaataaatttttttaaattatactacaaaaaatattttatcctatgcaaaacaaattaaaaaaaattgcttaaaaaatgttaggagtactataaaaatttgtaatgttataataacttaggtaaatacatgcatgtactcaaattttaaataaaatactctacatagttaataataatttagaaatgaaagaaaatattttattccatacaaaataattaaaaaatatattttattctatacaaaataattttaaaaaatggcttaaaagatgttatgagtactataaaagtttgtaatattctagtgatttaggtaaatacatgataaaaatatttttctttaatttctaaattattagtgactatgtggagtatttctttaatgtcttaAGTCATtaagacattacaaatttttatagtacttctaacatcttttaagcaattttttaaattattttgcatagaataaaatatttttttatggtataatttaaataaatttattaaaaaatattcatgataattttttaataaaattatttaaattatatggtgagatattacatgattcgaattacgcaGAGGGAAGTTCGAATTACTCTGattcaaattatatggtgagcaattcgaattctatacaatactcttctgcccattcttgatagctcatgaatattttttaataaatttatttaaattataccacaaaaaatattttattctatgcaaaataatttaaaaaatggcttaaaagatgttagaagtactataaaaatttgcaatgtcctaatgacttaggacattaaagaaatactccacatagtcactaataatttaaaaattaaagaaaaaatatttttatcatgtatttacctaaatcactagaatattacaaacttttatagtactcataacatcttttaaaccattttttaaaattattttgtatagaataaaatatattttttaattattttgtatggaataaaatattttctttcatttttaaattataattgactatgtagagtattttatttaaaatttgagcacatgcatgtatttacctaagttattataacattacaaatttttatagtactcctaacattttttaagcaattttttttaaattgttttgcataggataaaatattttttgtagtataatttaaaaaaatttattaaaaaatattcatgaactattaaaaatggacagaaaagtattgtatggaattcgaattgatagctcattaatattttaaagaagtctcgtaattaaatattttgttagctttttttaacgtataaaataaaatatatttttttttaatttttaaattattaattttttaataaattttttaataattttttttaataaattattaattttttaacagtataattcgaattataccatgaattattgtgtgtgtaattcgaaccaagctagttcgaattagtgtgtgcgtgtgtttgtgtgtaattcgaaccaagctggttcgaattatgtgtgtgcatgtgtttgtatataattcgaaccaagctggttcgaattatgtagaaatggagttcgaaccaagctggttcgaactacatatataTGTGCGTTGGTGGATTCATGAAACAGTTTTCGTTTTGGCTTATTCACGTAAATTATTTTCTCCCTTggcttatttctgttttttaCCCATGAAATAACTCCATCAACGAgcatggtatatatatataaaaaggtgaaaactcaggtgaagtcgactgcacatgaagttgatatttgagaattgttagataaaaatttagtcaaatcagtcaaattatctaacgacaCTCAGGTATTAACTTTACGTAAAGTCGACTACACCAGAATTTCTACCATATAAAGAAGTCatagataaaataattatattgaattaGAAAGATGCCATTTATTTGGTGTGTCGCTACAACTGGTCCAGCTGATAGCAGCGGTTTTTTTAGGAATTTTGCAAATTGTCATTAAACGGTTTAATGGTGCTTGAAAAAGTTTCATCctataaaatgttgaaaaaagtGTGACAATTTTCAACATACAACTCTTGATATAACTGCCGCTAAACCAACTATTGCGGTACTTTCTAACCACTGTCCTTTGTTAAcacaaaatttatcattatttttgtgatGGTTTCTAACCGTTGCAATTTTGGTAACTCGAAAATCTTCATTGTTTTTCGTGGCAGTTTTTAACCtataaatctttaaaaattttgatcaaTTCTCTTGTTTGAAACTTGTAAAATTTgggttaattttatttattgttttttttaatttaattttcagaaTTTCGATCTAATTTGTCATAATTATGAATAGAAACAAGTCAGGTAGCTTATTAAGAACCTATAAATTTATCGATATTAGGCTTGACTTGTTTAATAAACAAGTCATGgtcaatttttttgtaaaaatttatttatttatttaggttCTTCATCAAATTTATGAAGTTTTGTAAACAAGCTTGTTTATGTATATATTTGTAAATAATaatcttttatatttaaaaattatatggcTTTAATTTGTTAGAATTTGAATAAAGATTGATAGTTAATTATCATTAAACTTATCTCTTATCTTTTAACCACCATATTGAGTAAGTCATTTATACATCGtaatgaataaatatatttatggGTAATGCtagggagaaaaaaaaaacagccgGAACTtgctttatttaatattcattaattgtcgcaacaattaatgaatgctaaataagaaaagttatgactgtttttatCTAATATTCttttgttaccaaacatttccgtaTATTTATAAATGTCGTAACGTGATGATTAGAatatagcaatatataataaattatatagtaTTTTATCCATGATGATGATTAACTTAGATGCATATTTCTAGACCTGTGTATTTTGTAAGGTTTAACCTATTTTACTCgacttaaaataaagcataagTTTGATGGCATGCTAAAAAGTTttgatatttttcattttaatgtgTTTTTTAATCTGGCTTCATCAGGTCGAGCCAAACTTCTCAAACAAGTCAGGTTAGGATGAAAATAAAGTCTTTAATACGTGATAGATTAGGTTTTGCCTCAATGATTATAACGTAGACTTAGCATGTTTGACTGAATATTAGGTACTGAACTCATGCATATTATTcatagttttgattttttttttttttttcggtgtaGTGATAAGGATTCAAGTTGGTTTTAGAAAGGCTTATCAAATATGGAGTATAAAATTAAGAATGGATATATGATTGGTTGTTTAGTCAATATGTTAATTTTGATCGGTCTATAAACAGAGAGTCAATGGAGTATctgtacaatgtatacaatgagGTTTAGGAATATTCGATTCagatatcatatttattattcttGGTACTCGGatagttattctggatagtatgagtGTATTGTatttgagaaattagtagtattttatcctaaatgttcattttttaattcatattaggCTAAATAAATAACCTATTatataaattgtataaatatttcattaacTTTCTAGCAAAATTCTTGTGAAAATTGAAGATTCTAAAGAAGGTTAGAATCTTTTTATGGCTAAGTCTTTAAAATTTTCTTCCAACTAAAAACTTCAGGTATCGTAATGCCAACAAGATTGCAAACAAGATTGGTCTATAAATTGATCTTAGTTTCTTTCTTATTCATCATGCCAACAAGATTGCAGATACTATGGCTAAATTTGGGGTTCAAAATAACTGTGATCAGAGGATTTGACTTCAACCTGTTCTGAGACTTGGTTGCACCTATTGCAACGTGATTTAGCTtagactttttatttttctttttcttgtttttattttcagcaCTAAAAAAAAAATGACTGACCTATTTCCATGCCTAGTATTGATGGCTCAATATTTAGTCAATTTTACTATTTTCTTCCCTCTTACATATGTTGTTATATAAACTCTCTTATGTTTTTAAGCAAATTTATTGTCAACGAGTTAtatctcaaatgacatagtcttttcatgtttatataGAAGTTGCAAATTTAAGTCTCactcctaatttaaaaaaaaaaatagttgttGCATTCATATCGCAGATATATGTGGATACTAATTTACTaaaagaaaaaatctaaaaaaagcacacaaaataataaatatagcaaaatatattttaacttaaaatataaacataaaaatcCATCCATATCATTTTAAGGTTAAAACcatttaaatcatataaaattattcatgTATTGTCTATCAtacttttattataataatgtcTAGATTTTATATTACCAATATCAGTAGTAACtagaattataattttatatagataaaatcaagaattatattataattttgcaTCGGTCTCCATAGAGTAGAAATTTCTTTTCCTATTTACATTGTTTATCTCTATTTTCATAGGAGCTTAatcgaattttttattatttagggtaaaatattaaattggttTCTTTGGGCGTAATTTTGTTTTGATCCTCAAAATTTAAAGTGtcatatttaaattcaaaaaagtttcatttagctttaATATAGTTCCAccgtgaggtcaaaattaaataattaacggaatgtctTACACGATAGCAGTACAAAAACAAGGTCGATAATCTAGAGAATAAGTACAAGTTTCAGAGGCACAAAATAAATcgtggatgcatcaatatatttatttattatttttttttacaatttaaatgaaatattttctatagaactaaggaaaatgataaataaatgtattaatgtTTCCACGGCTGATTTTGTGCCTTTGGATCTTGTACTTGTTTTCTAAATTATCGATCTTGTTCTTGTACtactgtcatgtaggacatttcattaattatttaattttgacctcacggTGAGACTATATTGAAggtaaataaaacttttttgaattcaaataaaatactttaaacttttaAGACCAAAACAAAATTACGCTCAAACATAaatgaccaatttaatactttaccctattATTTATCTCCATAAAAATTAATTCCTAAATATACTCAATTCAATAGGATTATTTTTGCCATCCCTAAATATGTCCTTTGGTTCTAGCTTTTAGTGTAGTCTATCCGCTAGATATTGTAACTATATATAAAGCAAAGTTTTAAAATTGCATATTTGCTTTTCAAATGATTACAACAACTAAATTACTAAGCAAATATTAGTGAAATGGCATtaccatttttattttcaataatatcGCTTCACACATGATCCATAATTTTTTCACATTACATatttgaataaattaaatttatagaaaaaagtaatattatcaaaatacaaataaaaatatctatttcTTAAATATTATTACCCTAAATATTTGGTGAATTAAGTCGAATTGAATCGATTATTTTTTAGTGTCTAAGAATTAAATCCATTTAAATAAACTCAAACAATTTTTATCTTTgttgttttattaatttaatccACATATTTATTTGTCATTTAGTCCCACCAAATTTAATTCACTTCACCCCTTCTAATAGTTAATGTAATTGCTACCATAAAGTAGTAATTTTGTACTTTTTCGACAGTAAATTAAAGTATGACTAAAAACTAATAACTATGTtagttttatattaaaatataaaatatattttaaaatatatatatacaaatacatatataacaactaatttaaatgactaattttaatatgtaaataatattttttttaaaaataataaataaagttttaattttgatttttagtaaaattaaattcaaatattaacacAAATACACTCATTCGTTATCCAAatcatatatctatatatatggtCGGGGAAATATTTTATctcatttctttattttttcacaatctcattttttcttctaattaattaagaataaataatgtTCATTATTTTTCACCAATCCaaacaagagaagaaagaatcaatactgaaaaaagaaaaaaagaatatagAGATTGGAGAGTACACAAATAAGGGGGCAGATAAAATCTAAAGTGACGTAACAGAAATTGGAGGGAGATTCGTGTCGTTATCAAGCCGTCCACTTGGCGCCTATCCCCCCATCTCATTATGGGAACCCAAAACGACGCTCTTCTATTCGCCCACGTGCTCCATGCACCCTTTCACACCCGCCACGTCCACCCCTTCTCACGTGCCTCTCACGTGACTCACACCCATCAAGTCTTCAACCTCCTATAAAGTTATCCCTCCTCTTCCCCCAAACCCTTGCATTTAGGTGCTCACAAATGAACTCTACTCTCTACATTTCCctgttttttctttctctctgaatttttttttttttcagttttcatcgCTTTCTCGTAACAGTTTTCAacagaaaaagaaatataaaaaaaaaaaaaaattgtaagaaataaaaaagaaaaagaaaaggaagaactcACTGATAATGGGAGGTAAAGGTGGTTGTTGTGTAACGAGATATGCAACCGGTGCTTACGATATGTCCAAAATGGAGAAGATAATGCTTAGGTTTCGTCCTATAGCTCCTAAGCCAGTCGCCGGTTCCGACGGTTCTTCATCGGAGAGCGGCGACGCTTTTTCCAGATCCGCCGGAAGAGTAGCCAAAAGAAAGTACACAAAGGACGGAAGCGGAAGCAACCGTCGGAGGAGGAAAACCGCAGCGTCGGCTTCGGCTAAAGTTTCGCCGTTGTCGCCAGCGGTGACTCTGCCGTTGCTTCCGGAGACTCCGGATCCGAAGGAGGATATACTTCCGGTGGTGAAGGAGGACGCCGTGCCGGTGTCATGGTTTGGTTTCGGCGAGCCAACGTCACCGGCGAAGGGATCGGTAGTGGTGTTGACTGTGGAGTGTGTGACGGACACGTGGCAAAAGGAGAGAGGAAGTTCGAACGAGGAGACGATGAAAGTGAAGCTTAGTCAAGACACGTGTCCGGGTTTTATATCTGACGGTTACGGGAACGTGACGTGGACAAACGGCGCGTTTAACGGAATGGTTGGTGGTAGTGGTTGTGacgagggaaagggaagagtgtgGCTAGTGACGAACGTTGTTTCTGCAGCTGTTGCGAGTGCACCGTACTGCGGTGGGTTCACGTGCAGGGTACGGGTGCAGAGAGAAGATAGCAACACTGATCTGACGGTTCCCTGTGATGTTTGGAGAATAATCGACGGTTCTGGATTTGCATGGAAATTAGACGTTAACGCTGCACTTACCTTGAGCTTGGCCTTGTAATTCAGGTACCGAAAAGAAAAACGCGCAAAGAACGAAAAACGGTGCCGTTTGAGTTGCGGTTTTGGGATTTGATCTTGAAACCCTTGGTCTTGGTGGTGGCGAGGGCTAAAGTGGCTTTGCTTGCTCGACACTGTATAACTGTAAATTAAATGCGTAATTTGCGTTTGGTGAGGTACTAGCTACTAATCTGCGTGAATctgtaattttaatatataatatatgttttgttttgttgtgtTGGTTAACTTGCTACCATGACCAATTTTCACCGCTCCATTTCAGTAGCTACTTAATTAAACCTTTTTCTGTTGTTAATTTTGTGGCTAATTATGCTGTGTGTTGCTTATCCTTATACTTGATTGCTTTATATAGATCAGATCTTGTTAATTAACTCGCTCGATTACATAAGATGAAGAAGGGGTAGGTCCTGGAGTATTGTTTATATAGTTGTTAGTTAATTAGCTTGATAGTGGATAGTGGATCATGAAATTAGAATAGGattcaataattatatatatcttcgttctttaaatctggattattgttttgtttcttttgtattccttaattgatttttattattattgttgttgttactctGGTGGTGATGATCTGTGCACTTGAATGATAAACGAGCACATACAGAAATTTGAACtatacatgaaaaaaaaaaatcagaaaatttaAATTTAGCGAGATTGAAAGTTCAAATTTATTGAGattgatgtaaaaaaaaattgcatgaGAAGAAAGCTATGAGATCATGGAAAAAGATGCGAGAGATGGGGTAGCTAGCTAGGTGGGACAGGTGGATTTTGAATTGAAGGGAAAACTGTGACACAATAAAAACGCTGTTTAATTTGTGTGGTTGTTGGATGTGTATGTGGTCACTGGTTACTGGGtagtaatagtaatagaaaattagaaatatttgtatttatttgTTCGAAAAAGAAAAGGTATAAAAATACGGCACCATTAACCTCTTAACGAGTCTGCGATTGCATCACGTAGCTGCATCTGAGCAAAGCATGCATAATAtacttttgttttttaaattatgttttggTGTCTTTAATTAAGTAAAATTCCTTGTCATCAGTGTCAgatttatatatgttattatattttttttcttagttattaataaGCAAAAAGCAATTACCAGAAGCAGATGCTAGTAGCAAGTGCTGCTGACTCCTCCTCTGCTTATTCCATGGGAATAGAGAATGAGAATATGAAGAAAGATGAAAGCTTCGTTCTTAGCTTCCTATGTTATAGCTTCTGGTAAGTGACTTCCCCAGATTTCAACCACTCTTTAGCGATTGGAAAGAAAAAATAGACACACTTTTTGAGGTCCTATCAATTGCGATAGAAATTTCCCCAATTACCATGAGCTATTAAACTAACTTGTAGCACTTACAAACCAAGAGAAGTAACCCTTTTGGTTTTTCACCTCAACAACCCTGATGGGTTTAACTTTAATGTCTACTATAAAATAGATATCTATCTCCCAATAATGGAGATCTAGTTATGAGTTATatatttggctaattttttttttggaatggaCAAACATAATGTGTACTGTTATGGGTAGGTTAGGTGTTTATTTTTTGAGAAAATTCTACACCTTTTCAATGCGAgataataaaatgacacttttcccctctctatttataaaatatatattttcatctattataacttttaaaaaatattctttttaatccattttaaattttttgtgttaactaatattaactttatccatttttcaagaaaaaataaattattttttataaaaatctcctttagcaaaaattttatttttttgtcattaaattttgctcatcaaaatattttttgataaattatcttttattgattaaattgtattcttaataaaatattttaaaaaaaatttaataattaaattatttttttctaaaacacttttcaataattttttaattattaaattatgattttactaaaatttttgttaacaatttttttatattttactattaattttttgatattaatatatattattttaatattaaaaattatttaataagattatttttcaatattaatatatattaattgttatacatattaataatggtaagattttttcttttaatgttaaaataatatacattgatattgaaaaattaataataaaatataaaaaattattaacaaaaattttagtaaaattataatttattaaaaaattattgaaggatatttaaaaaaaataattattaaattttttaaaaaatattagtaaaaatataatttaatcaataaaaataatttattaaatggtattttggtaagtaaaatttaatgataaaaaaataaattttttgttaaaaatatttttataaaaaataattaaaaaaaagataaagttaacattatttaatacaaaaaatttaaaatagattaaaaaataggtttttttaaaagttataaaggagaaaaatgtacatt contains:
- the LOC112770629 gene encoding uncharacterized protein — encoded protein: MGGKGGCCVTRYATGAYDMSKMEKIMLRFRPIAPKPVAGSDGSSSESGDAFSRSAGRVAKRKYTKDGSGSNRRRRKTAASASAKVSPLSPAVTLPLLPETPDPKEDILPVVKEDAVPVSWFGFGEPTSPAKGSVVVLTVECVTDTWQKERGSSNEETMKVKLSQDTCPGFISDGYGNVTWTNGAFNGMVGGSGCDEGKGRVWLVTNVVSAAVASAPYCGGFTCRVRVQREDSNTDLTVPCDVWRIIDGSGFAWKLDVNAALTLSLAL